DNA from Thermodesulfatator atlanticus DSM 21156:
GTGGTGCTTTGTGAAAATGAAACCGGCTATCGCAATCTTTTGAAGCTGGTGACCCTTGCCAATTTTGAGGGTTTTTACTGGAAGCCCCGTGTTGATAAAGAGCTTTTGCGCAAATATAGCGAGGGTCTCATTGCCCTTTCGGCATGCCTGCATGGAGAAGTGGCAGCAGCGGCCTTACGGGGAAACATGGACCTTGCGCGCAAGCTTGCCAAAGAATACGCAGAAATTTTTCCTGGCCGCTTTTATCTTGAGCTTCAGGAAAACGAGCTTCCTGAGCAAAAGCAGGTGAACGAAGCCCTTTATGAGCTTGCCCGGGAACTTCGGCTTCCGGTTGTTGCTACTAACGACTGCCACTACCTGCGCGCAGAAGACGCCCGGGTGCATGACGTTCTTCTCTGTATCCAGACAAACAAAGTCGTAACAGACGAAAACCGCATGCGGTTTTCCACAGACAAGCTTTATTTCACCTCACCTGAAGAAATGAAAGAACGTTTTTCCTGGTGCCCTGAGGCCCTTGAAAACACCTGCCTTATTGCCGAGCGCTGCAACGTTGAACTAGAACTAGGAGTGCATCATTTCCCTCGCTATCCCCTCCCTGCTGGGCGCACCTACGAAGAAGTCTTTGAAGAAAAGGCGCGAGCGGGCTTTGAGACAAGGCTTAAAGCCCTTAAAGAATGGCCGGGGCTTGCTGCTTCTGAAAAGGAATACCGCGAGCGTCTTGAGCACGAAATAGAAGTCATCAAACACAAGGGCTTTGCCAGCTATTTTTTAGTGGTTTCAGACTTTATTTCCTGGGCCAAAAAACAGGGAATTCCGGTAGGCCCAGGGCGCGGGTCAGCAGCGGGGTCTTTAGTGGCTTATGCCATGGGCATAACAGACCTTGATCCCCTGCGCTACGGCCTTCTTTTTGAGCGTTTTCTTAATGTTGAGCGGGCAAGTCTTCCTGATATTGACGTTGATTTTTGTATGCGCCGCCGGGAAGAAGTTATTCACTACGTGCGGGAAAAATACGGCGGCCAGGACTACGTGGCTCAGATTGCCACTTTTGGGCAAATGAAGGCCAAGGCGGTGGTGCGTGACGTGGGAAGGGCCCTTGGTATGCCTTACCCCCAAGTGGACAAGATTGCCAAACTCATCCCCGAGGCCCAGGACATGACCCTTGATAAGGCGCTAGCGGCAGAGCCACGTCTAAAAGAACTCGTAGAAAAAGACGAAAAAGTGCGTGAACTTATTGCCATCGCCAAGGTGCTAGAAGGCCTTCCCAGGCATTCTAGCACCCATGCCGCAGGAGTCGTGATCGCAGACTCCCCGCTTACAGATTACTGCCCGCTGATGAAAGGTGAGCACGATGAAATAGTTACCCAATTTGACATGAAGGCCGTAGAAAGAGTGGGGCTAATCAAATTTGACTTTCTCGGCCTTAAAACCCTTACCATCATTGACCACGCCCTGCGTCTGGTTAAGGAACATTTTGGCAAAGAAATCGACCTTGCACGCCTTCCCCTTGATGATGAAAAAACTTATGAGCTTTTGCGCCGCGGGGACACAGACGGAGTGTTCCAATTGGAATCCTCAGGCATGAAAAACCTTCTCATAAGAATGCGTCCCTCTGAGTTCAACGACCTTATCGCAGTGCTTGCGCTTTATCGACCAGGGCCCCTGGAGTCCGGAATGGTTGACCAATACGTGCGTGCCAAGCACGGCGAGATAGAAGTTAAATACCTTTTGCCTCAGCTTGAACCCATTCTCAAGGAAACATACGGGGTTATCGTCTATCAGGAACAGGTCATGAAAATCGCTCAGGTGCTTGCTGGCTATAGCCTCGGGGAAGCCGATATTTTGCGCCGTGCCATGGGAAAGAAAAAACCCGAGGTCATGGCAGCTCAAAAAGAGCGTTTCATCGCAGGGGCCCTTAAGCAAGGTATCCCAAAAGACAAGGCCGAACAAATCTTTGACCTTATGGCAAAATTTGCCGGCTACGGGTTCAACAAAAGTCACTCTGCAGCTTATGCTCTTGTGGCATATCAAACTGCTTACTTAAAGGCACATTTTCCTGTTTGCTACATGACCGCCCTTCTTTCCTACGAAATGGAAAACACCGACCAGGTGGTGAAGTACATCTCGGTTTGCAAACAGATGGGAATAGAAATTCTCCCCCCTGACATCAACGAAAGTCATGTTGGCTTCACTATGAAGGGCAATCAAATCCGTTTTGGTCTGGCAGCGGTTAAAAACGTAGGAGGGGGTGCCATAGAAGAAATAATAAGGGCCCGGGAAGAAGGCCCCTTTACTTCTTTTGAAGATTTTTGCCTGCGGGTGGATTTAAAAAAAGTCAACAAACGGGTGCTTGAGTCTTTGATAAAGGCAGGTGCTTTTGATTCTTTGGGGCATACCAGGGCGTCCCTTATGGAAATACTCGAAGACATCCTTGATTGGGTTCACATGCGTAAAAAGGCCCAAGAACAGGGGCAAAAATCAATCTTTGATTTTGCCACGGCAAATAATGGGAGCACCCAGGCGTCTTCTTCCTTTGATATTCCCAAGCGGGAAGAATGGCCCCTTAATTTGAAGCTAAATTATGAAAGAGAAGCCCTTGGTTTTTATTTCACCGGGCATCCCCTTGAGCCTTACCGTGAGTGGCTCTCTCTTTTGACACCGCATACTATTTCTTCGATCCTTGGGCTTTCTGCTTCTACCAAAGTGGCTGTGGGGGGGGCGATTGCTGAGGCCAAGGTAAAAAACACCCGCCGGGGAGACAGAATGGCCATTTTAAAAGTGGAAGATGGCCACGAGATGATAGAAGTGATCGTGTTTCCCGATCTTTTGCGCCAGTGTGAAGACTTAATTGCGGAAAAAGGCCTGGTTTTCATCACGGGGCGCTATGAAAAAGACGACCGAGGGGACAAAATTATTGCTGAAAAAATCGTCCCGCTTGAAAAGGCCCAGGAAGCAATCTCTGGACGCGTAGTCCTGGCCCTAGAAGGAGACAAGATAAAGCCCTCACAACTTACCGCTATCAAGGACATCCTTTCAGAAATTCAAGGAAGATTTCCAGTGGAAATTCTGTTAAGATTTAACGAAGGAGAGGTCCTGGTTGATTTGAACGGAAATTACAAGATAGACCCAAGGCCTGAGCTTGCAAAAACCTTTAAAGAGCTGCTGGGTTACGTACCCTTAAAAGTAAGGCCGGTTCTTTAAATGTTTAGGATCCGTTCCTATTTTCGGAACGAAAAAATGGTAACGGATCCCTTGCGGTTGTGATGGCAACTAAAATCTTTAATTGAAGTGCCAAACTTTTTCTTGAGCAAAACAAATGATTACTTGCAAGTGTAACGAGGCAACTTGCCACCTGGAAGAAGACATCTTTCGCAAAGAAAGAAAAGCCCTTTTCGATTTTTTGATAAAAGAAAAGGGCTATCTTCCTGAGGAAATAAAAGAAAATGTTCCTATGGTGATAGAAGTAGGCCCAAAAAGGCTTTACACCCAGGCAGACATCGTTGTTGAGCTTTCTGGGAAGCCTGCCGTGGTTATCAGGATAAACGAAGGAAGTGTGGTTAGCCGCGAGCGGGGCACCATTGCCTTTGCCCGTCTGCTTTTTCCTGAGGGGCCACCTCCCATTTGTGTCCAGACAAATGGCCAGGAAGTTTCTGTCCTTTCCACTAAAAACAAAAAACCCCTTGGTCAAAGCCTTGAAGCTATTCCTTCCCGGGAAGAAATGCTTAATGTATTAGCAAAAGAGAGCACGTGGTCTCTTAGCCCCAAACAAATAGACGCAGAGAAAAAGATACTTTTCTTTTATGACGGGGTTGGTTGACCTGGAAATATCAGGGTAGAGGATCTATCCCAAAAAGCAGATGGCTAAAAACTTCGAAGCAGGATACCTCAAACTATTACGCACTGGTGAGCTTAAAGAACGCGCCCGTCTTCTCCGAGAAAGGCTTGCGGCGTGTGATCTTTGCCCGCATGAATGCGGAGTAAACCGCCTAAAAGGCGAGCTTGGTTTTTGCCGCGTGGCTGATAAGCCTATTGTTTCAAGCTATGGCCCGCATTTTGGGGAAGAACGCCCCCTTGTGGGCTATGGTGGCTCAGGTACGATATTTTTCACCTATTGCAATATGGCTTGTGTTTATTGCCAGAACTGGGAGATAAGCCACCTTGGCTCAGGGGATGAAGTTTCCTTAGAAGAACTTGCCCGTATGATGCTTGCGCTTCAAGCCCGCGGCTGCCACAATATCAACTTTGTCACTCCTACCCACCAAATCGCCTTCATCGTAGAGGCCCTGGTGCTTGCTGCAGAAAAAGGGCTCCATGTCCCACTTGTTTATAATTGTGGGGGCTACGAAAAAATAGAAACCCTCAAGCTCCTTGACGGCATAATCGATATTTACATGCCTGATTTTAAATACTGGGACGAAAAAGTCGCCCTAAAGCTTTCCAAGGTGCCTCGTTATCCTCAGGTAGCTAAAGCAGCTATCAAAGAGATGCATCGCCAGGTGGGAGACCTTGAGCTTGACGATGAGTTTATTGCCAGGCGAGGGCTTTTGATTCGGCACCTGGTGCTTCCAGGAGGCCTTGCGGGCACCAAAGAAATCTTACGTTTTATTGCCGAAGAGATTTCCCCAAACACCTACGTAAACATTATGGACCAGTATTATCCCTGCGGCGATGCCTGGAAGTATCCCCCTTTAGACAGGCGCTTGAGCCGCGAAGAATACGAAGAAGCGCTTCGTTTTGCGCAAGAAGTAGGGCTTAAGCGCCTTGATGAGCGGGCCGAGCGCAAACTTCTCTGGTTAAGTTTCTAACAAGAGGTTTTACGAATGTATTACGACATTGCTTCCAAAGTCATTCTTTCTCATTGTAAAGAACCATTCCTTTCTTATTTTTGTAAACTTCCAGTTGAAAAAGCTTTACTGGTTGACCCAAGACCACAGGAGACCCCTTTTCTTAGACGTTCTGATTTCGTGCTTAAAGCCATTCTTGCTGACGGCTCAGAGATGCTCGTGCTGCTGGAGTTTCTTTCTTCCTGGAAAGATGAGATCCCTTTAAGAACTCTTGAATGCCGCATACGCCACGTTCTTCAAGAAAATCTCCCTGTAAAAACATTCGTAATTCTCTTTGTTCCGTCTTCTAAAGTTAAAGACTTTTATCAGGACGAAGAGGTACATTTTAAATTTAACCTTGTTAAACTTTATGAAGTATCCGCAGCCGAAGTCCTAGAAAAAGGCCCTGAGTGTTTGTTACCATTTCTGCCGCTTTTTAAGGATGGAGAAAACTTTATCGACGAGGCTGAGCAAAAAATCTATCAAGCGGACATTCCCAGGCAAAGTAAAGCGGATTTACTTACCGGGATGGCCATCTTAGGAGGGCTTGTTTCACAAGAAATCCCTTTAAAGCTAATTCAAAGAAGGAGGGACCTCATGATACAAAGCGCAGCTTATGAAATTATAAAACGAGAAGGATATGAGGAAGGATTAAAAGAGGGTATTCAGAAAGGTATTGAGCAAGGTATGCAGCAAGGTATTCGCCAAGGACTTTTGGAGGCCATTGAACTGGGGCTTAAATTAAAGTTTGGCCCAGAGGGCATAAAGCTTTATCCTGCTATCGTCAAGATTGAAAGCATAGACTCCCTTAGGGCTATCAAACAGGCTATAGAGGTTGCTGAAAATATTTACGAGATAGAGCGTTTGATAAAAGAGCTTTAACCTGCCCTTAGTTTCATGCCTGACATCTATGCTATTGGCGATATTCATGGTTGCCTTTTTGCCCTAGAATCCTTGCTTGAAAAGCTTCCCATTTCGTGGGGCGAAGACTTTCTGATTTTTCTTGGAGACTATCTCGACCGCGGACCAGACCCGCGCAAAGTGCTTGAGACTATCATGGAGTTAAAAGAAACCTATCCTGAAAAAGTCATTCCCCTTGTGGGAAACCACGAATGGATGTTTTTGCGTTATCTGGAACATCCAGACATGTGGCGTGATGTTTACCTGGCTAACGGCGGCGATGTGACCCTGGCACAATTTACTAATCGGGAAGGAATTTTGGATATTCCGGAATTTTATGTTAAGTTTTTAGAAAGTCTTCCTTTTTACTGGGAAACAGAAAAATATATTTTTGTCCACGCTGGTTTAAAACCAGGAGTCCCTCTTGAAAAACAAAATCGTGAAGACTTGTTATTTATTCGGGAAGAATTCATTTATAGCGATTATGATTGGGGCAAACGCGTGATCTTTGCCCATACCCCTTTTAGGCAACCTTTTCTTGCGCCGAACAAAATAGGAATAGACACAGGATGTGTCTATGGTGGCGAGTTGACCGCGCTTGTTTTGCCTGAAATAGACTTTTACTTCGAGTATTGCAGGAGGTGAATCGGTATATGCCGTATGATGACGAAAGACAAAGGCCTTCCTGGCGCGAGATAGACAAAATGCGAGACAGATCCCCGCATACCAGAAGCCGCAAGGATGAAACTGAGCTTGAAAAGGCCTTAAAAGACCGCTGGATGAAAGAGCGCTACTTAAAAGAAGTTGAAAAGCTTTTTGCCGGGAAAAAGGGGACCATAGACCATGACAAAGCCCTTGCCCGTATTCATAAGTCCTACGGGACAAATCGCTTTAATAAGGCAGTGCGCGACTATGTAAAAGAATACGGGCTTCCTGAGGATTGGAGCACCCTTATTCTTCTCCTTGACCATCGGGATGACAAAATAGTCTGTGAGGCCATGCAAGCGCTAAAGGCCATTTATCCCTCAAAGGGTCCTCTAGAGCAACAAGGGTTTATCAGCAAGATCAAAGTCCTTTCCATGACAGCCAAATCAGCTAAAGTTCAGGAAGAAGCCATGGTGCTTCTTGAAGAACTGCGCACCTAGATGGACACCCAGGTTATCGATTTATATCTTTCTGTCCTGGCGGTTGAAAAGGGCTACTCAGCAAAAACCATCGAGGCCTATGCCGCAGACTTAAACGATTTTATCGCGTTTCTGGAAGAGCAGGGGCTTTCTCGTATCGAAGAGGCCAAGGCCCCTCACGTGCTTCTTTATCTTGCGAAACTTCGTGAAAAAGGCCTTTCTGCTGAGACGGTGGCACGCAGGCTCTCGGCACTCAGGAATTTCTTTAGATATTTGGTCCTTGAGCACGGGCTTTCGGAAAGTCCTTTTGAACTGATAGAAGGCCCCAAGCTTTCGCGCAAGCTTCCTATCGTGCTCTCGCGCCAGGAAGTAGAAAGGCTCCTTAATGCTCCTGACCTTAAAACTCCTATAGGACTCAGGGACAAAGCCATGCTTGAGGTGCTTTACGCCACTGGCTTAAGGGTATCTGAACTTATCGGGCTTAAGATGTTTGATGTGAATCTTGAGGTTGGTTTTGTGCGCGTGCTTGGCAAAGGAGAAAAAGAGCGCCTGGTGCCTTTGGGAGAAGTAGCTAAGGATGCCCTTAAAACTTACCTTGCCAGGGGGCGACCTAAGCTTCTTGCCAAGCGCCTTGACGAGGCCCACATCTTTTTGAACCGTCGGGGGCGTCCCCTCACTCGGCAGCGTTTCTGGCAGATTATCAAGGCCTATGCCGCCAAATCCGGCCTAAACCCTAAAGAAATAAGCCCCCACGTGCTCAGGCATTCTTTTGCCACCCATTTGCTTGAGGGAGGCGCAGACCTTCGCACCGTGCAAATGATGCTTGGCCATGCTAGTCTTTCTACCACCCAAATTTACACTCACGTGCAGGTGGAAACCCTGAGAAAGGTCCATGAAAAATACCACCCACGCGGCTGAAAATTTTTTAACAGGGACTCCGCTAACCATCGACATAAAAAGCTCTTTTGAGCAGGCACAGGAGCTTTTTTCCCTCGCTGGCGAAGAACTTTTGGTGCTAACAGATGGCGCGGCCTTTAAAGGGGTGCTTAGAAGAAGGGTCCTTGAGGAGGCAATGCGCTTTGGCCTTAAGCTCGACCTTGCTGACCTCTTAGAGAAAATTCCCGCAGGTGAAGATTTTTCCCAGGAAGCTCTGAAAAACCCCTTTTCAGCTTATGTTTTGCTTAAGAAAGATTCTGCCAAAAGTCTTATCACTTTAAAAGACGCTTTCGCCTTTGCCTGGGAAGATCTTTCGGAGAATTTTTCTCTTGAGTTCCCTGAAGAGCTTAGCGAAATTTGCACAAAGGCAAGTGAAGCGGCCAAAGCCCTTGGGCTACGCGTTTTTTTGGTAGGCGGAATCGTAAGGGACCTTATTCTTAAAAGGCCTTCTTTTGATATTGACCTTGTGGTCACGGAAAAGGCCAGATACTTTGCCGAAAATTTAGCCCAAAAGCTTGGGGCGAGACTGGTAAAAACTTCTCTTTTTGGGACTTTTAAACTTGCCTGGCGGGATTACGACATAGATATTGCCCAGGCCCGCTGGGAATACTACGAAGCCCCGGCTAGGCTTCCCAAGACGTTTCCTGGGCCTTTACGCCAGGACGCCTTTCGCCGTGATTTCACCATAAATAGCCTTTTCCTTTGCCTGAAAACCCGAAGGCTCATTGACTATTACGGTGGCTTAAAAGACCTATGTGCTAAAAAGCTCAGGGTTTTGCATATCTTGAGCTTTGTGGAAGATCCCACACGTATTTTCAGGGCGGCAAGATATGCCACGCGTTTTAATTTCGCCTTTTCAAGCGATACTTTCCGGGCGCTTAGTCTTGCCTTGAAACTAAAAGTCCTTTCGTTGCTATCTTCTGCCCGGCTAAGAAACGAATTCCTGCGCATCATGGAAGAAGAAAACCCATCTTTGGCGATTATTTTTCTTGCTGAAAACAGGGTTTTAAATGAACTTTTTGAAAAAGTGCCGGATAAATTTGAAATTAAACGTTTTTTTGCCCTTGCCACGAAGATGCGTCTTTCTCCAGCTGAAAAAATAGAAGCCTTTGCGCTTTTTTTGGCCTTGCGCGAAAAAGACTTGGAAAGATTAGACATTTCCGGACACAAGAAAAAGGCCCTCTGGCAAGCCAAATTATCCCTGAAAGAGAAGGCTGCTTTTCTTAAAGACCCAAAAATCCCTCTTAGCGAAAAGGTGTTTTTCCTGGAAAAGATGCCGCGCGAGGCCCTTCTTGCCGCCTCTTTTCTTGATGAGGCTTTTATTCTAAAGTGTCTAAAGTGTTTTGAGATAAAGCCCGGGCTTTCAGGCGAAGACCTCCAAAAATTAGGTGTAAAGCAAGGACCCGAAATCGGAAAGATGCTCAAAGCATTAAGGGCTGCTAAAATAGACGGCACGATAAAACCCGGCGAAGAGGAAGCCTTTTTGCGAAAGGAGTTTGCGGATGTCTTTTCTTCCTGATTTGCACGTGTTGATAGTAATGGCGGTGCCGCTTTTAGCTGCGGTTACAGTCCACGAATTGGCCCATGGTTGGGTGGCCTATAAACTCGGCGATCCCACCGCCAAGATGGCAGGAAGGCTAACCTTAAACCCCATAAAACACCTTGATCTTTTCGGGACCCTTGCTTTTATCATCACCCAAGCCATTGGTTGGGCTAAGCCTGTGCCAGTTGATCCACGAAACTTCCGCGACCCGCGCAAAGATATGATGCTGGTAGCCTTAGCAGGGCCTCTGGCCAATTTCTGTCTGGCGGTTATTTTTGCAATTCTTCTGCGTAATTTTAACTTCATTATCTGGCCCCTTGCCCTTTTAGGAAAAGATATAGCGATTTTCTTCGGAAAGCCGCTTTTTCTGATGTTGGCTCTGGGAGTGCAGTTAAACATTGGCCTTGGAGTCTTTAATCTTTTGCCCATCCCACCCCTTGATGGGAGTAAGATCCTGGCAGGAATTTTGCCAAGGGAGCTTGCTTATCGTTACTACCGCCTTGAGCCTTACGGCTTTATCATTTTGCTAGTGCTTATCTTTACAGGGGTTATCGGCAAAATTATACTCCCAGCGGTCTTATTCTTAAGTGATTTCCTTAAGGGAGGCGTTCTGTGAGTGAAAAGCGAGTACTAAGCGGTATGCGGCCAACAGGGCCGCTTCATTTGGGGCATCTTCACGGAGTTTTGAGTAACTGGCTTAAACTTCAAGAAGAGTACCGGTGTTTTTACTTTGTGGCGGATTGGCACGCTTTAACCACTGAGTACGAAAATCCCAGGCGTATTCCAGAGTTTTCGCGGCTTCTTTTGCTTGAATGGCTTTCGGTGGGGCTTGATCCTGAGCGTTCGGTGCTTTTCGTGCAAAGTGCTATCAAAGAACACGCTGAGCTTTATCTCCTATTTGCCATGTTTACCCCGGTTTCCTGGCTTGAGCGAAACCCAACCTACAAAGACATGATCAAAGAGCTTAAGCAAAAAGACCTGGCCACGTATGGCTTTTTAGGTTATCCGGTGCTTCAGGCGGCAGATATTTTGATCTATAAGGCTCACAAAGTCCCGGTAGGGGTTGACCAGTTGCCACACCTTGAACTAACCAGGGAAATTGCCCGTCGTTTTAATTATCTTTACGGCGATGAGGTTTTTCCGCTTCCTGAGCCCCTTTTGGCAGAAGTGGCCAAGATTCCCGGGCTTGACGGGCGCAAGATGAGCAAAAGCTTTGGCAATGCGATTTTTCTTTCTGATGACGAAGAAACCATCAGAAAAAAGATCGCAACCATGGTAACCGATGTTAACCGGCCAAGGAAGAGCGACCCAGGGGATCCTGAAAACCGCTGCGTGGCGTTTCAGCTGATAAAACTTTACTTCTCCCCAGAAGAACAAAAAGAAATTATCGCAGGGTGTAAAGAAGCACGTCTTGGTTGCGTGGAATGTAAGAGAAAGCTGGCCGATCGCATTATCGAAGCCCTTAAGCCACTTTGGGAGCGCCGCAGGGAGCTTGA
Protein-coding regions in this window:
- a CDS encoding radical SAM protein encodes the protein MAKNFEAGYLKLLRTGELKERARLLRERLAACDLCPHECGVNRLKGELGFCRVADKPIVSSYGPHFGEERPLVGYGGSGTIFFTYCNMACVYCQNWEISHLGSGDEVSLEELARMMLALQARGCHNINFVTPTHQIAFIVEALVLAAEKGLHVPLVYNCGGYEKIETLKLLDGIIDIYMPDFKYWDEKVALKLSKVPRYPQVAKAAIKEMHRQVGDLELDDEFIARRGLLIRHLVLPGGLAGTKEILRFIAEEISPNTYVNIMDQYYPCGDAWKYPPLDRRLSREEYEEALRFAQEVGLKRLDERAERKLLWLSF
- the trpS gene encoding tryptophan--tRNA ligase produces the protein MSEKRVLSGMRPTGPLHLGHLHGVLSNWLKLQEEYRCFYFVADWHALTTEYENPRRIPEFSRLLLLEWLSVGLDPERSVLFVQSAIKEHAELYLLFAMFTPVSWLERNPTYKDMIKELKQKDLATYGFLGYPVLQAADILIYKAHKVPVGVDQLPHLELTREIARRFNYLYGDEVFPLPEPLLAEVAKIPGLDGRKMSKSFGNAIFLSDDEETIRKKIATMVTDVNRPRKSDPGDPENRCVAFQLIKLYFSPEEQKEIIAGCKEARLGCVECKRKLADRIIEALKPLWERRRELEEKPTLFEEIVAEGNEKARAFARQNLELAKEALFGTRWF
- a CDS encoding CCA tRNA nucleotidyltransferase; translation: MKNTTHAAENFLTGTPLTIDIKSSFEQAQELFSLAGEELLVLTDGAAFKGVLRRRVLEEAMRFGLKLDLADLLEKIPAGEDFSQEALKNPFSAYVLLKKDSAKSLITLKDAFAFAWEDLSENFSLEFPEELSEICTKASEAAKALGLRVFLVGGIVRDLILKRPSFDIDLVVTEKARYFAENLAQKLGARLVKTSLFGTFKLAWRDYDIDIAQARWEYYEAPARLPKTFPGPLRQDAFRRDFTINSLFLCLKTRRLIDYYGGLKDLCAKKLRVLHILSFVEDPTRIFRAARYATRFNFAFSSDTFRALSLALKLKVLSLLSSARLRNEFLRIMEEENPSLAIIFLAENRVLNELFEKVPDKFEIKRFFALATKMRLSPAEKIEAFALFLALREKDLERLDISGHKKKALWQAKLSLKEKAAFLKDPKIPLSEKVFFLEKMPREALLAASFLDEAFILKCLKCFEIKPGLSGEDLQKLGVKQGPEIGKMLKALRAAKIDGTIKPGEEEAFLRKEFADVFSS
- a CDS encoding type I restriction enzyme HsdR N-terminal domain-containing protein; the protein is MITCKCNEATCHLEEDIFRKERKALFDFLIKEKGYLPEEIKENVPMVIEVGPKRLYTQADIVVELSGKPAVVIRINEGSVVSRERGTIAFARLLFPEGPPPICVQTNGQEVSVLSTKNKKPLGQSLEAIPSREEMLNVLAKESTWSLSPKQIDAEKKILFFYDGVG
- a CDS encoding metallophosphoesterase family protein; the protein is MPDIYAIGDIHGCLFALESLLEKLPISWGEDFLIFLGDYLDRGPDPRKVLETIMELKETYPEKVIPLVGNHEWMFLRYLEHPDMWRDVYLANGGDVTLAQFTNREGILDIPEFYVKFLESLPFYWETEKYIFVHAGLKPGVPLEKQNREDLLFIREEFIYSDYDWGKRVIFAHTPFRQPFLAPNKIGIDTGCVYGGELTALVLPEIDFYFEYCRR
- the dnaE gene encoding DNA polymerase III subunit alpha, which encodes MADFVHLHLHTEWSLLDGAIRLKDLFPRAKEFGYEAIAITDHGSLFGLIHFYEAARAHGIKPILGCELYVAPGSRFEKKAKSAHEAGYHLVVLCENETGYRNLLKLVTLANFEGFYWKPRVDKELLRKYSEGLIALSACLHGEVAAAALRGNMDLARKLAKEYAEIFPGRFYLELQENELPEQKQVNEALYELARELRLPVVATNDCHYLRAEDARVHDVLLCIQTNKVVTDENRMRFSTDKLYFTSPEEMKERFSWCPEALENTCLIAERCNVELELGVHHFPRYPLPAGRTYEEVFEEKARAGFETRLKALKEWPGLAASEKEYRERLEHEIEVIKHKGFASYFLVVSDFISWAKKQGIPVGPGRGSAAGSLVAYAMGITDLDPLRYGLLFERFLNVERASLPDIDVDFCMRRREEVIHYVREKYGGQDYVAQIATFGQMKAKAVVRDVGRALGMPYPQVDKIAKLIPEAQDMTLDKALAAEPRLKELVEKDEKVRELIAIAKVLEGLPRHSSTHAAGVVIADSPLTDYCPLMKGEHDEIVTQFDMKAVERVGLIKFDFLGLKTLTIIDHALRLVKEHFGKEIDLARLPLDDEKTYELLRRGDTDGVFQLESSGMKNLLIRMRPSEFNDLIAVLALYRPGPLESGMVDQYVRAKHGEIEVKYLLPQLEPILKETYGVIVYQEQVMKIAQVLAGYSLGEADILRRAMGKKKPEVMAAQKERFIAGALKQGIPKDKAEQIFDLMAKFAGYGFNKSHSAAYALVAYQTAYLKAHFPVCYMTALLSYEMENTDQVVKYISVCKQMGIEILPPDINESHVGFTMKGNQIRFGLAAVKNVGGGAIEEIIRAREEGPFTSFEDFCLRVDLKKVNKRVLESLIKAGAFDSLGHTRASLMEILEDILDWVHMRKKAQEQGQKSIFDFATANNGSTQASSSFDIPKREEWPLNLKLNYEREALGFYFTGHPLEPYREWLSLLTPHTISSILGLSASTKVAVGGAIAEAKVKNTRRGDRMAILKVEDGHEMIEVIVFPDLLRQCEDLIAEKGLVFITGRYEKDDRGDKIIAEKIVPLEKAQEAISGRVVLALEGDKIKPSQLTAIKDILSEIQGRFPVEILLRFNEGEVLVDLNGNYKIDPRPELAKTFKELLGYVPLKVRPVL
- the xerD gene encoding site-specific tyrosine recombinase XerD, producing the protein MDTQVIDLYLSVLAVEKGYSAKTIEAYAADLNDFIAFLEEQGLSRIEEAKAPHVLLYLAKLREKGLSAETVARRLSALRNFFRYLVLEHGLSESPFELIEGPKLSRKLPIVLSRQEVERLLNAPDLKTPIGLRDKAMLEVLYATGLRVSELIGLKMFDVNLEVGFVRVLGKGEKERLVPLGEVAKDALKTYLARGRPKLLAKRLDEAHIFLNRRGRPLTRQRFWQIIKAYAAKSGLNPKEISPHVLRHSFATHLLEGGADLRTVQMMLGHASLSTTQIYTHVQVETLRKVHEKYHPRG
- a CDS encoding RpnC/YadD family protein, producing the protein MYYDIASKVILSHCKEPFLSYFCKLPVEKALLVDPRPQETPFLRRSDFVLKAILADGSEMLVLLEFLSSWKDEIPLRTLECRIRHVLQENLPVKTFVILFVPSSKVKDFYQDEEVHFKFNLVKLYEVSAAEVLEKGPECLLPFLPLFKDGENFIDEAEQKIYQADIPRQSKADLLTGMAILGGLVSQEIPLKLIQRRRDLMIQSAAYEIIKREGYEEGLKEGIQKGIEQGMQQGIRQGLLEAIELGLKLKFGPEGIKLYPAIVKIESIDSLRAIKQAIEVAENIYEIERLIKEL
- a CDS encoding site-2 protease family protein, coding for MSFLPDLHVLIVMAVPLLAAVTVHELAHGWVAYKLGDPTAKMAGRLTLNPIKHLDLFGTLAFIITQAIGWAKPVPVDPRNFRDPRKDMMLVALAGPLANFCLAVIFAILLRNFNFIIWPLALLGKDIAIFFGKPLFLMLALGVQLNIGLGVFNLLPIPPLDGSKILAGILPRELAYRYYRLEPYGFIILLVLIFTGVIGKIILPAVLFLSDFLKGGVL